A genome region from Mesorhizobium sp. B2-1-8 includes the following:
- a CDS encoding NlpC/P60 family protein, giving the protein MTAHDARLHAFRSDLADARLKGEVVADRFVAGRPARISVPVADIRKAPTLDSGINTQALFGDDVLVFEDREGWAWIQTERDGYVGYVADVMLGRRDRAPTHIVSVPRTFLYPGPDLRFPIAGQLSMGSTTTVTGAAETRGTHYALLPSGEAMIAGHLRPIGEVAGDYVSVAETFLGTPYLWGGVSGFGIDCSGLVQLAMRMAGREVLRDTDMQAASIGEPLQPGPDFSGLRRGDLVFWKGHVAIMTDAETMIHANGHTMLVSREGLKEAIARIGYLYGAPTGFRRP; this is encoded by the coding sequence TTGACCGCCCACGACGCACGCCTTCATGCCTTCCGCTCCGATCTGGCCGATGCCAGGTTGAAAGGAGAGGTCGTTGCCGACCGTTTCGTAGCGGGTCGGCCAGCGCGGATTTCGGTCCCGGTGGCCGATATCCGCAAGGCGCCGACGCTGGATTCGGGCATCAACACGCAAGCTCTGTTCGGCGACGATGTCCTGGTTTTCGAGGATAGAGAAGGCTGGGCCTGGATCCAGACCGAGCGAGACGGCTATGTCGGCTATGTCGCCGACGTTATGCTGGGCAGGCGGGACCGTGCGCCCACCCATATCGTCTCGGTGCCGCGTACGTTCCTTTATCCCGGCCCGGATCTGCGCTTTCCGATCGCCGGGCAACTGTCGATGGGATCGACGACAACCGTGACGGGTGCCGCCGAAACACGCGGTACGCACTATGCGCTGCTGCCCTCCGGTGAAGCCATGATCGCTGGCCATCTGCGGCCGATCGGCGAAGTGGCTGGCGACTATGTGTCCGTGGCCGAGACGTTTCTCGGCACGCCCTATCTGTGGGGCGGTGTTTCCGGCTTCGGCATCGATTGCTCCGGCCTGGTGCAACTGGCCATGCGCATGGCCGGCAGGGAGGTGTTGCGCGATACCGACATGCAGGCCGCTTCGATCGGCGAGCCGCTTCAGCCGGGTCCTGATTTTTCGGGGCTGCGACGCGGTGACCTGGTGTTCTGGAAAGGTCACGTCGCCATCATGACCGACGCCGAAACCATGATCCACGCCAACGGCCACACCATGCTTGTGTCGCGCGAAGGGCTGAAGGAAGCCATCGCCCGCATCGGCTATCTCTATGGCGCGCCGACGGGGTTCCGGCGCCCGTAA
- a CDS encoding dimethyl sulfoxide reductase anchor subunit family protein, whose translation MHPAFSVVFFTTATGAGYGLLALLGVLGPLGFIAPDFWLGFVGMGLALGMIAAGLLSSTGHLGRPERAWRAFSQWRSSWLAREGIASVATFIPAGLFGVGWIFLGRLDGWVAAAGLLSTFGAIATVCMTGMIYASLKPIAQWHSPYTLPGYLIFSAMSGCVLVNALLQGFALGSTILLAASVLLTLLGLGWKLATWRHNDLLEIQTNANTATGLAGGMVQSLEWPHTEENYLLKEMGFRIARKHSAKLRRIAQALAFGLPILLLIAAFALPWPFAALLSALAAIVQFAGMLVERWLFFAEAKHTVMLYYGR comes from the coding sequence ATGCATCCAGCTTTTTCGGTCGTCTTCTTCACCACCGCCACGGGTGCCGGCTATGGGCTGCTCGCACTGCTCGGCGTGCTCGGCCCGCTCGGCTTCATCGCCCCTGATTTCTGGTTGGGCTTCGTCGGAATGGGACTGGCGCTCGGCATGATCGCGGCCGGCCTGTTGTCGTCGACCGGCCATCTCGGCCGACCCGAACGTGCCTGGCGGGCGTTCTCGCAATGGCGCAGTTCGTGGCTGGCGCGCGAAGGTATCGCCTCGGTCGCTACCTTCATTCCCGCAGGCCTTTTCGGTGTGGGCTGGATCTTCCTTGGCCGGCTCGACGGCTGGGTGGCGGCCGCGGGGCTTCTGTCCACCTTCGGCGCCATCGCTACGGTCTGCATGACCGGCATGATCTATGCCTCGCTGAAGCCGATTGCGCAGTGGCACAGTCCCTATACCTTGCCCGGCTATCTTATCTTCTCGGCGATGAGCGGCTGCGTGCTAGTGAATGCCCTGCTGCAAGGCTTTGCGCTCGGCTCGACTATTCTCCTCGCCGCTTCCGTACTGCTCACCTTGCTTGGCTTGGGCTGGAAGCTGGCGACCTGGCGCCACAATGACCTGCTTGAAATCCAAACCAACGCCAACACCGCGACCGGGCTCGCCGGCGGGATGGTGCAATCCCTGGAATGGCCGCATACCGAGGAGAACTACCTGCTCAAGGAAATGGGCTTCCGCATCGCGCGCAAGCATAGCGCGAAGCTGCGCCGGATCGCGCAGGCACTGGCCTTCGGTTTGCCGATCCTGTTGCTGATCGCCGCCTTCGCCTTGCCGTGGCCGTTTGCGGCGTTGTTGTCGGCGCTCGCCGCGATCGTCCAGTTCGCCGGCATGCTGGTCGAGCGCTGGCTGTTCTTCGCCGAAGCGAAGCACACGGTCATGCTCTATTATGGACGATAG
- a CDS encoding MarR family winged helix-turn-helix transcriptional regulator, with protein sequence MSIAMRPSQALRLWQQVMLSQVREDAPDLTMRQTAILFTIYLDPPPHTVRGLAARLNVTKPVITRALDTMGALKLVSRHRDELDKRNVLIKRTVEGALFVERFGDGIIAKAHDLPI encoded by the coding sequence ATGTCGATTGCGATGCGCCCGAGCCAAGCCTTGCGACTGTGGCAGCAGGTGATGCTGTCGCAGGTTCGCGAGGACGCGCCTGATCTCACCATGCGCCAGACGGCGATCCTGTTCACCATCTATCTCGATCCGCCGCCGCACACCGTACGCGGGCTTGCCGCCCGCCTCAACGTCACCAAGCCGGTCATCACGCGCGCGCTCGACACGATGGGCGCGCTGAAACTGGTGTCGCGCCATCGCGACGAGCTCGACAAGCGCAATGTCCTGATCAAGCGCACCGTCGAAGGCGCGCTATTTGTCGAGCGCTTCGGCGATGGTATCATTGCCAAGGCCCACGACCTGCCGATCTGA
- a CDS encoding 4Fe-4S dicluster domain-containing protein, with product MTCLPSPGGKKLGLVIDLDTCVGCQACVTACKEWNTGGHMAPLTDIHPYGSHVDGVWFNRVHSYEHITEMGGRTVNFPRSCLHCETPACVTVCPTGASYKRASDGIVLIDEDKCIGCKLCSWACPYGAREFDTDVGVMKKCTLCVDRIYNDNLAEEDRVPACVAACPTSARHFGDLGDPQSPVSQLVAERGGVDLMPELGYHPTNKYLPPRAHTQRAASVPAKALEPVRAEGGLLGWVDRMLSS from the coding sequence ATGACCTGTCTTCCCAGTCCAGGCGGCAAGAAGCTTGGCCTCGTCATCGACCTCGACACCTGTGTCGGCTGCCAGGCCTGCGTCACCGCCTGCAAGGAGTGGAACACCGGCGGCCACATGGCGCCGCTGACCGACATCCACCCTTATGGCAGCCATGTCGACGGGGTCTGGTTCAACCGCGTGCACAGCTACGAGCACATCACCGAGATGGGAGGGCGCACGGTGAACTTCCCGCGCTCCTGCCTGCATTGCGAGACGCCGGCCTGCGTCACCGTCTGCCCGACGGGCGCCTCCTACAAACGCGCCTCCGACGGCATCGTGCTGATCGACGAGGACAAGTGCATCGGTTGCAAACTGTGCAGCTGGGCCTGCCCTTACGGCGCGCGCGAGTTCGATACGGATGTCGGCGTGATGAAGAAATGCACGCTCTGCGTCGACCGCATCTACAACGACAATCTGGCCGAAGAGGACCGCGTGCCGGCCTGCGTCGCCGCCTGCCCGACCAGCGCCCGGCATTTCGGCGACCTCGGCGATCCCCAATCCCCCGTTTCGCAACTGGTGGCGGAGCGGGGCGGTGTCGACCTGATGCCCGAACTCGGCTATCACCCGACCAACAAATACCTGCCACCGCGCGCTCACACGCAACGCGCCGCATCGGTGCCCGCGAAGGCATTGGAGCCGGTGCGGGCCGAAGGCGGTCTCCTGGGCTGGGTCGACCGCATGCTTTCGAGCTGA
- a CDS encoding leucyl aminopeptidase family protein, producing the protein MSVELVENKLKNPLPIHLVARDGLEVAGLSPSIVAWAKANGFSGEAGRTLVVPGENGVLAGALFGLGDGEGALAIGALAKTLPEGDWHFASKPAQPELAALAIVLGGYVFTRYGKKPGKALRFDLPAGADAKRVRSIADGVFLARDLVNTPTSDMGPDDLERAVRTLAGTHKAEVSVIKGDDLLTQNFPMIHAVGRASSDAPRLIDMTWGQQGAPKVTLVGKGVCFDTGGLDIKPSSGMLLMKKDMGGAANVLGLASMIMAAGLKVRLRVLIPAVENSIAGNAFRPGDVLASRKGISVEIGNTDAEGRLVLGDALALADEEEPRLLIDMATLTGAARVALGPDLPPFYTDDEALASELAAASLAVEDPLWRMPLWRPYDAKLSSKIADINNVTTDGFAGSITAALFLKRFVEKSASWAHFDIFAWNPADRPYGPAGGEAQGIRALERIISTRHG; encoded by the coding sequence ATGTCCGTAGAACTGGTCGAGAACAAGCTGAAGAACCCGCTGCCGATCCATCTGGTCGCCAGGGACGGCCTGGAGGTGGCCGGTCTGTCGCCGTCCATTGTCGCCTGGGCCAAGGCAAACGGCTTTTCCGGCGAGGCCGGCAGGACGCTGGTCGTGCCCGGTGAGAACGGAGTGCTCGCGGGCGCCCTGTTCGGTCTTGGTGACGGCGAGGGCGCGCTTGCCATCGGCGCCCTGGCGAAAACCTTGCCGGAGGGCGACTGGCATTTCGCGTCCAAGCCGGCCCAGCCGGAATTGGCGGCTCTTGCAATCGTGCTCGGCGGTTATGTCTTTACCCGCTACGGCAAGAAGCCGGGCAAGGCGCTGCGCTTCGACCTGCCTGCCGGCGCCGACGCAAAACGTGTTCGTAGTATAGCCGACGGCGTCTTCCTGGCTCGCGACCTTGTCAACACGCCGACCAGCGACATGGGGCCGGACGATCTGGAGAGGGCGGTGCGGACCCTGGCTGGGACCCACAAGGCCGAAGTCTCCGTCATCAAGGGCGACGACCTGCTCACACAGAATTTCCCGATGATTCACGCCGTCGGTCGCGCCTCGTCCGATGCGCCGCGCCTGATCGACATGACATGGGGGCAGCAAGGCGCGCCGAAGGTGACGCTGGTCGGCAAGGGTGTCTGCTTCGACACGGGCGGCCTCGACATCAAGCCTTCTTCGGGCATGCTGCTGATGAAGAAGGACATGGGCGGCGCGGCCAATGTGCTTGGCCTGGCCTCGATGATCATGGCGGCTGGGCTCAAGGTGCGGCTGCGGGTGCTGATCCCCGCGGTCGAGAATTCGATTGCCGGCAACGCCTTTCGCCCGGGCGACGTGCTGGCGAGCCGAAAGGGCATCTCGGTCGAGATCGGCAATACGGACGCGGAAGGGAGGCTGGTGCTGGGCGATGCGCTGGCGCTGGCCGACGAGGAGGAACCGCGGCTTCTGATCGACATGGCGACCCTGACCGGAGCAGCCCGCGTCGCGCTTGGCCCCGACCTGCCGCCCTTCTACACCGATGACGAGGCGCTTGCCTCGGAGCTGGCAGCGGCATCGCTGGCAGTCGAGGATCCGCTGTGGCGCATGCCGCTATGGCGGCCCTACGATGCGAAATTGTCGTCGAAGATCGCCGACATCAACAACGTTACCACGGATGGTTTCGCCGGCTCGATCACCGCAGCGCTGTTCCTCAAGCGCTTCGTCGAAAAGTCGGCAAGCTGGGCGCATTTCGACATCTTCGCCTGGAACCCCGCCGATCGCCCCTACGGCCCCGCCGGTGGCGAGGCGCAAGGGATCCGGGCGCTGGAGCGGATCATCTCGACGCGCCATGGCTGA
- the pdeM gene encoding ligase-associated DNA damage response endonuclease PdeM yields the protein MNFSLARASLIGEADLVGIAGERAVCDPRGVLYFPGLRLLTVSDLHLEKGSSLARRGTLIPPYDTGTTLLRLQAVISDYQPSIVISLGDSFHDGGGAKRMHQSFRERLEALMAGRDWFWVAGNHDPEAPADLPGDTVRELAIGSLLFRHEPSKVRVEGEISGHLHPCARIVQQGRSVRRRCFASDGGRMIMPAFGAYTGSLNVLDQAYAGLFRLESLMAYMLGTDRIFAISRSMLRPG from the coding sequence ATGAACTTTTCGCTGGCGCGCGCATCGCTGATCGGCGAGGCCGACCTTGTCGGCATCGCGGGCGAGCGCGCAGTCTGCGATCCGCGCGGCGTGCTCTATTTTCCCGGTCTCAGGCTGCTGACGGTATCGGACCTGCATCTGGAGAAGGGGTCGTCGCTGGCAAGGCGCGGCACGCTGATCCCGCCCTACGATACCGGCACGACCCTGCTGCGGCTGCAGGCGGTGATATCAGACTACCAGCCCTCGATCGTCATCAGCCTGGGCGACTCCTTTCACGACGGCGGCGGCGCCAAACGCATGCATCAAAGTTTTCGCGAACGGCTGGAAGCGCTGATGGCAGGCCGTGACTGGTTCTGGGTCGCCGGCAATCATGACCCCGAAGCGCCCGCGGACCTGCCCGGCGACACCGTGCGGGAACTGGCCATAGGTTCGCTGCTGTTCCGGCACGAGCCATCGAAGGTGCGGGTAGAAGGCGAAATATCGGGCCATCTGCATCCCTGCGCCCGCATCGTGCAGCAAGGCCGTTCGGTGCGGCGGCGCTGCTTTGCCAGCGACGGCGGCCGCATGATCATGCCGGCCTTCGGCGCCTATACCGGTTCGCTCAACGTCCTCGACCAAGCCTATGCCGGCCTGTTCCGGCTGGAATCGTTGATGGCCTACATGCTGGGCACCGACCGCATCTTCGCCATCTCCCGCTCGATGCTGCGGCCAGGCTGA
- a CDS encoding type II secretion system F family protein, with the protein MTEQAIKSLTDPSFLIALLVAIAVFATVFTLLPAFGGNPLKARMKSVALERDELRAKQRARLATEADRRRKGLREQQSVGMRNIVDRLDLRRALADEATLQKLKVAGFRGQNPLTRFLFFRLVLPFVGFALGLIYIFVLGGLPDKPLVVRLFVCILVAYGGFYTPVLYVNNRATKRKQSIQMAWPDALDLMLICVESGMSVEAALRKVADEIGAQSVALAEEFILTNAELSYLQERKQAYENLASRTGLESVKSVSQALVQAERYGTPVAHALRVLAAESRDMRMNAAEKKAAALPPKLTVPMILFFLPVLFAIILGPAGIQVSQRGIFGDHSGAAASTSQ; encoded by the coding sequence ATGACCGAACAAGCCATCAAATCACTGACGGATCCCAGCTTCCTGATTGCGCTGCTGGTTGCCATCGCCGTATTCGCAACCGTCTTTACGTTGCTGCCGGCGTTTGGCGGAAACCCGCTCAAGGCGCGCATGAAGTCGGTCGCGCTGGAGCGTGATGAGCTTCGCGCCAAGCAGCGCGCGCGGCTAGCGACCGAGGCCGATCGCCGCCGCAAGGGTCTGCGCGAGCAACAGTCGGTCGGCATGCGCAACATTGTCGACCGGCTCGATCTACGGCGTGCGTTGGCCGACGAGGCCACCTTGCAGAAGCTCAAGGTTGCCGGCTTTCGCGGACAGAACCCGCTGACGCGTTTTCTGTTCTTCCGGCTGGTGCTTCCTTTTGTCGGCTTCGCGCTCGGTCTGATCTATATTTTCGTGCTCGGAGGATTGCCCGACAAGCCGTTGGTGGTCCGGCTGTTCGTATGCATCCTGGTTGCCTATGGCGGCTTCTACACGCCGGTCCTCTACGTCAACAACCGTGCGACCAAGCGCAAGCAGTCGATCCAGATGGCGTGGCCGGATGCGCTCGACCTGATGCTGATCTGCGTGGAATCCGGTATGTCGGTGGAAGCCGCACTGCGCAAGGTCGCCGACGAGATCGGCGCGCAGTCGGTGGCCCTGGCGGAAGAATTCATCCTGACCAATGCCGAGCTCTCCTATCTGCAGGAGCGCAAGCAGGCTTATGAAAACCTGGCCAGTCGCACGGGGCTGGAATCGGTCAAGTCGGTATCGCAGGCGCTTGTCCAGGCCGAGCGCTACGGCACGCCGGTGGCGCACGCGCTGCGCGTGCTTGCCGCGGAAAGCCGCGACATGCGCATGAACGCCGCCGAGAAAAAGGCGGCCGCCCTGCCGCCCAAACTCACCGTGCCGATGATCTTGTTCTTCCTGCCGGTGCTGTTCGCCATCATCCTGGGGCCGGCGGGCATCCAGGTCAGCCAGCGCGGCATCTTCGGCGATCATTCCGGGGCGGCCGCGTCGACCAGCCAGTAA
- a CDS encoding type II secretion system F family protein, which yields MFGIDGTVLAFVVLAGFSAGAVAYAFLFTQISNEKQAGKRLETIKAAETDRSVVKATRDRAADAAKRRKSVQDSLKELDEKQKTKDNAVKKPPLKAQLRQAGMKVPIERFYIYSAICGLALAIVAFVAGAPMIVLPGVLLAGALGLPRWFVSFRRIRRVKAFLNEFPNALDIIVRAVKSGLPLNDAIRLIANESPEPVKTEFRRIVDSQQMGMSIPDATLRMPETMPCTEASFFGIVIQIQSQAGGNLSEALGNLSRVLRDRKKMKAKVAALSMEAKASAAIIGALPFIVAFLVYLSSPNYLMPLFTTSVGHLILGFAAVWMSIGIFVMRKMMNFEV from the coding sequence ATGTTTGGAATTGACGGCACCGTATTGGCGTTTGTCGTGCTCGCCGGCTTCAGCGCCGGCGCGGTCGCCTATGCATTCCTGTTCACCCAGATCAGCAATGAGAAACAGGCCGGAAAGCGGCTTGAAACGATCAAGGCCGCCGAGACGGACCGTTCTGTCGTCAAGGCGACGCGCGACCGCGCGGCGGACGCGGCCAAGCGCCGTAAATCGGTGCAGGATTCGCTGAAGGAACTCGACGAGAAGCAGAAGACCAAGGACAACGCCGTCAAGAAGCCGCCGCTGAAAGCCCAGCTTCGCCAGGCTGGGATGAAGGTGCCGATCGAGCGGTTCTATATCTATTCGGCCATATGCGGCCTCGCGCTGGCAATCGTCGCGTTCGTGGCTGGTGCGCCGATGATTGTCTTGCCCGGAGTGCTGCTCGCCGGAGCGCTCGGCCTGCCGCGTTGGTTCGTTTCTTTTCGTCGCATTCGCCGCGTCAAGGCATTCCTCAACGAATTTCCAAATGCGCTCGACATCATCGTGCGGGCGGTCAAGTCCGGCCTGCCGCTGAACGACGCCATACGCCTGATCGCCAATGAATCGCCTGAGCCCGTGAAGACCGAGTTTCGCCGGATAGTCGATTCGCAGCAGATGGGAATGTCGATCCCCGACGCGACCTTGCGCATGCCCGAAACCATGCCATGCACAGAGGCGAGTTTCTTCGGCATCGTCATCCAGATCCAGTCGCAGGCCGGCGGCAATCTCTCCGAGGCGCTGGGCAACCTTTCGCGCGTGTTGCGCGACCGCAAGAAGATGAAGGCCAAGGTCGCGGCACTGTCGATGGAAGCGAAAGCATCCGCCGCCATCATCGGCGCCTTGCCTTTCATCGTCGCCTTTCTCGTCTATCTCTCCAGTCCCAACTATCTGATGCCGCTGTTCACGACCAGCGTCGGCCATTTGATACTCGGTTTCGCCGCCGTCTGGATGTCGATCGGCATCTTCGTGATGCGCAAGATGATGAACTTTGAAGTCTAG
- a CDS encoding tetratricopeptide repeat protein — protein MPTNRTINIRGKRLITTAFMLALAAGVAGCATDKLTTGSIGRTSGKPLETMSAGELHNATAALGQSYARSPNDKRIATNFAAALQMDGDADQSLAVMRKLAIAYPKDRDVLAAYGKALAANGQFEAALDAVRRAQTPEYPDWRLVSAEGAILDQLNQKDEARQLYRKALELKPNEPSILSNLGMSYVLEGDLRTAETYMRSAAQQPNADSRVRQNLALVVGLQGRFDEAEKIASQELSPDQAQANVAYLRQMLAQQNAWSQLKDQDKAKPAKTATN, from the coding sequence ATGCCGACCAACCGCACGATAAACATCCGGGGAAAGCGGCTCATCACCACGGCGTTCATGCTGGCGCTCGCGGCAGGTGTCGCGGGATGCGCAACCGACAAGCTCACCACCGGCTCGATCGGACGCACCAGCGGCAAGCCGCTGGAGACGATGTCGGCGGGAGAACTACACAATGCCACGGCAGCACTCGGCCAATCCTACGCCAGGAGTCCCAACGACAAGCGTATCGCGACCAACTTCGCGGCCGCGCTGCAGATGGATGGCGATGCCGACCAGTCACTCGCCGTGATGCGCAAGCTGGCGATCGCCTATCCCAAGGACCGCGACGTACTCGCCGCCTACGGCAAGGCACTGGCCGCCAACGGCCAGTTCGAGGCGGCGCTCGATGCGGTGCGCCGCGCACAGACGCCGGAATATCCCGACTGGAGGCTGGTCTCCGCCGAAGGAGCCATACTTGATCAGCTCAACCAGAAGGATGAAGCGCGCCAGCTTTACCGCAAGGCCCTCGAACTCAAGCCCAACGAGCCTTCGATCCTTTCCAATCTCGGCATGTCCTATGTGCTGGAAGGGGATCTGCGCACCGCCGAAACCTATATGCGGTCGGCGGCCCAGCAGCCGAACGCCGATAGCCGGGTGCGCCAGAACCTGGCGCTCGTCGTCGGCCTGCAGGGCCGTTTCGACGAAGCCGAAAAGATCGCCTCGCAGGAACTTTCGCCCGATCAGGCACAGGCCAACGTCGCCTATCTCAGGCAGATGCTGGCCCAGCAGAACGCCTGGAGCCAGCTGAAGGATCAGGACAAGGCGAAACCGGCGAAAACCGCCACCAACTGA
- a CDS encoding ligase-associated DNA damage response DEXH box helicase has translation MTELPRLADQNAAVVLPEPFVKWFGEKGWSPRAHQIELLAKAQAGQSVLLIAPTGAGKTLAGFLPSLTELAVRPRRKPGQARRGIHTLYISPLKALAVDIERNLGKPVEEIGLPVSIETRTGDTPAHKRQRQKLAPPDILLTTPEQLALLIAAGDARRFFEDLRYVVLDELHSLVTSKRGHLLALGLARLRSFVPGLQTIGLSATVAEPDELRRWLVSQNPPGGMAELIIVTGGAKPEISILDSEERVPWAGHSARYATPEIYREIKRHKTTLLFVNTRSQAELLFQELWRVNEDTLPIALHHGSLDVAQRRRVEKAMGENALRAIVATSTLDLGIDWGDVDLVVHVGAPKGASRLAQRIGRANHRMDEPSKAILIPANRFEVLECRAALDANYLGAQDTPPLVDGGLDVLAQHVLGCACGAPFRADGLYEEVRTAAPYAGLDRPTFDRVVDFVATGGYALKNYERYARIRLNKDGLWRVSNPRVAQQYRLNVGTIIEVPALNVRYVKAGSKGSASHGGRVLGKIEEAFLETLTHGDTFMFAGKVLRFEGIRENECFVSNAPGSDAKVPYYGGGKFPLSTYLAEQVRIMLDDPQRWKKLPEQVADWLRFQSDKSMLPKRDDLLIETFPRGNRHYLVAYPFEGRLAHQTLGMLLTRRLDRAGARPLGFVATDYALAIWSLGDMGAMFKARKPSLGALFDQDMLGDDLEAWLADSWLLKRTFRNCALISGLIEKRHPGQEKSGRQVTVSTDLIYDVLRSHEPDHILLQATRADAATGLLDVSRLADMLSRIQGRIMHKALEQISPLAVPIMLEIGKMPVNGEADETLLMDAATLVEEAMGPGMVDE, from the coding sequence GTGACCGAGCTGCCTCGCCTCGCCGACCAGAATGCCGCCGTCGTCCTGCCCGAGCCATTCGTAAAATGGTTCGGCGAGAAAGGCTGGTCGCCGCGCGCCCATCAGATCGAACTCCTGGCGAAGGCCCAAGCCGGGCAATCGGTGCTGTTGATCGCGCCGACCGGCGCCGGCAAGACGCTGGCCGGCTTCCTGCCGTCGCTGACCGAACTGGCCGTCAGGCCAAGGCGAAAACCAGGCCAGGCGCGGCGCGGCATCCACACGCTGTACATTTCGCCGTTGAAGGCACTGGCCGTCGACATCGAGCGCAATCTCGGCAAGCCAGTCGAGGAGATCGGCCTGCCCGTGTCCATCGAAACACGCACCGGCGACACCCCCGCCCACAAGCGCCAGCGCCAGAAACTTGCGCCGCCCGATATCCTGCTCACCACGCCCGAGCAACTGGCGCTGCTGATCGCGGCAGGCGATGCCAGACGCTTCTTCGAGGATCTGCGCTATGTCGTGCTCGACGAATTGCATTCGCTGGTGACATCGAAGCGCGGCCATCTGCTGGCGCTTGGGCTGGCGCGACTGCGCAGCTTTGTCCCTGGCCTTCAGACGATCGGGCTGTCGGCGACTGTGGCCGAGCCGGACGAATTGCGGCGCTGGCTGGTCAGCCAGAACCCGCCGGGTGGCATGGCGGAATTGATCATTGTGACGGGCGGCGCGAAGCCCGAAATCTCGATCCTCGATTCCGAGGAGCGGGTACCTTGGGCGGGGCACTCGGCGCGCTACGCCACGCCGGAAATCTACCGCGAGATCAAGCGCCACAAGACGACCTTGCTGTTCGTCAACACACGCAGCCAGGCGGAGCTGCTGTTCCAGGAGTTGTGGCGGGTCAACGAGGACACCTTGCCGATCGCCCTGCATCACGGCTCGCTCGATGTCGCCCAGCGCCGGCGCGTCGAGAAGGCGATGGGCGAGAACGCGCTGCGCGCCATCGTCGCCACCTCGACGCTCGATCTCGGCATCGACTGGGGCGATGTCGATCTGGTCGTGCATGTCGGTGCGCCGAAGGGCGCCAGCCGGCTGGCGCAGCGCATCGGCCGTGCCAACCACCGCATGGATGAGCCGTCGAAGGCGATCCTGATCCCCGCCAACCGTTTCGAGGTGCTGGAATGCCGGGCCGCGCTCGACGCCAATTATCTCGGCGCGCAGGATACGCCGCCGCTGGTCGATGGCGGGCTCGACGTGCTGGCCCAGCATGTCCTGGGTTGTGCCTGCGGGGCGCCATTCCGCGCCGATGGCCTGTATGAAGAGGTGCGAACGGCGGCACCCTATGCCGGCCTCGATCGTCCGACATTCGACCGCGTGGTCGATTTCGTCGCCACCGGCGGTTACGCGCTGAAGAATTACGAGCGCTATGCACGCATCCGCCTGAACAAGGATGGACTGTGGCGCGTATCCAATCCGCGTGTCGCCCAGCAATACAGGCTGAATGTCGGCACCATCATCGAGGTGCCGGCGCTCAACGTCCGTTACGTCAAGGCCGGCAGCAAAGGCTCGGCGTCGCACGGCGGCCGCGTGCTCGGCAAGATCGAGGAGGCGTTCCTCGAAACCTTGACACATGGCGATACCTTCATGTTCGCCGGCAAGGTGCTGCGCTTCGAAGGCATCCGCGAAAATGAATGCTTCGTCTCGAACGCGCCGGGCAGTGACGCCAAGGTGCCCTATTATGGCGGCGGCAAGTTTCCGCTCTCGACCTACCTGGCCGAGCAGGTCCGCATCATGCTGGACGATCCGCAGCGCTGGAAGAAGCTGCCGGAGCAGGTGGCCGACTGGCTGCGGTTCCAGTCGGACAAATCGATGCTGCCCAAGCGCGACGATTTGCTGATCGAGACCTTTCCGCGGGGCAACCGCCACTATCTGGTCGCCTATCCCTTCGAGGGCAGGCTCGCGCACCAGACGCTTGGCATGCTGCTCACCCGTCGCCTCGACAGGGCCGGCGCCAGGCCGCTCGGCTTCGTCGCCACCGACTATGCGCTCGCCATATGGTCACTGGGCGACATGGGCGCGATGTTCAAAGCGAGGAAACCGTCGCTCGGCGCGCTGTTCGACCAGGATATGCTGGGCGACGATCTCGAAGCCTGGCTGGCCGACAGCTGGCTTCTCAAGCGCACTTTCCGCAATTGCGCGCTGATCTCCGGCCTGATCGAAAAACGCCACCCCGGCCAGGAGAAGAGCGGCCGGCAGGTCACTGTGTCGACCGACCTGATCTACGATGTGCTGCGCAGCCATGAGCCGGACCACATCCTGCTTCAGGCGACGCGTGCCGACGCGGCGACCGGCCTGCTCGATGTCAGCAGACTTGCCGACATGCTCTCGCGCATCCAGGGTCGAATCATGCATAAGGCGCTCGAACAGATTTCGCCGCTTGCCGTGCCGATCATGCTCGAGATCGGCAAGATGCCGGTCAATGGCGAGGCCGATGAAACGCTGCTGATGGACGCGGCGACGCTGGTCGAAGAGGCCATGGGCCCGGGGATGGTTGACGAATGA